From the Takifugu flavidus isolate HTHZ2018 chromosome 12, ASM371156v2, whole genome shotgun sequence genome, one window contains:
- the rskra gene encoding ribosomal protein S6 kinase-related protein isoform X1, which translates to MGGDISRKSQKRGAAAERRFSVGFLSIMRDSITHRLGHSAVFSAGCGPLVPQVLLPPGDKAQTTEVDLNSVFLPEFPHRTFPEGERHKILGFIAKGSYGPIVRVKDNFKDQVFAVKVLPKSEIIKNKVVDQIKEEVIIQRQLEHPFIHSLHDSWQTQRHLFIMCSHCSHGDLHTYWSLKSQFEEKEVRLFATELGSALGFIHDLGIMHRDVKMENVLVSDRGHLRLSDFGLSRRLKRGGRAFTICGTMQYMAPEVLSGGPYSHAADWWSLGILMFALVTGKFPVPAELDHIAMLSKVRNCHYVIPESYSSTLILLLTELLCKSPAHRLRNLESFQMQPFFRGFSFDPLILQKTPTDIILQLRGHPDWTVKARRGLSLEDFNNFDCEEVSLEMNVL; encoded by the exons ATGGGGGGCGACATCAGCAGGAAAAGTCAG AAACGCGGAGCAGCCGCCGAGCGCCGCTTCAGTGTCGGCTTCCTGTCAATCATGAGGGACTCCATCACGCACAGACTCGGCCACTCGGCCGTTTTTTCTGCAGGCTGCGGACCGCTTGTCCCACAAGTCCTCCTGCCTCCAGGCGACAAAGCCCAGACAACAGAGGTGGATTTAAACTCTGTCTTCCTGCCCGAGTTCCCACACCGCACGTTCCCCGAAGGAGAGCGTCACAAG ATCCTGGGCTTCATAGCGAAAGGATCATATGGACCCATTGTGAGAGTGAAAGACAACTTTAAAGACCAAGTCTTTGCTGTGAAG GTTCTGCCAAAATCAgagattattaaaaataaagtggtggatcagatcaaagaggagGTCATCATTCAG CGGCAGCTCGAGCATCCGTTCATCCACAGTCTGCACGACAGCTGGCAGACGCAGCGCCACCTCTTCATCA TGTGCAGCCACTGCAGCCATGGAGACTTGCACACCTACTGGTCGCTGAAGAGCCAGTTTGAGGAGAAGGAGGTTCGACTCTTTGCGACAGAGCTGGGCAGTGCTCTGG GATTCATCCATGACTTAGGGATCATGCACAGGGATGTAAAG ATGGAAAATGTCCTCGTAAGTGATCGAg GTCACCTCCGTTTGTCCGACTTTGGACTCTCCCGTCGGCTGAAACGGGGAGGACGGGCATTCACCATATGCGGGACGATGCAGTACATGG CTCCAGAGGTTCTGAGCGGGGGCCCTTACAGCCATGCTGCGGACTGGTGGTCCCTTGGCATTCTGATGTTTGCGCTAGTGACAGGAAAG TTTCCAGTACCTGCAGAACTCGATCACATCGCCATGTTAAGCAAGGTCAGAAACTGTCATTACGTCATCCCAGAGTCCTACAGCTCTACTCTGATTTTACTTCTAACCGAG CTTCTTTGTAAAAGTCCAGCACATAGGTTGCGGAACCTGGAATCTTTCCAGATGCAGCCCTTCTTCCGCGGCTTTTCATTCGACCCTCTCATCCTCCAGAAGACACCGACTGACATCATCCTGCAGCTCAGAGGCCACCCTGATTGGACCGTTAAAGCAAGGAGGGGCCTTTCATTGgaggattttaataactttgATTGCGAAGAAGTGTCACTGGAAATGAATGTTCTCTGA
- the rskra gene encoding ribosomal protein S6 kinase-related protein isoform X2, protein MGGDISRKSQKRGAAAERRFSVGFLSIMRDSITHRLGHSAVFSAGCGPLVPQVLLPPGDKAQTTEVDLNSVFLPEFPHRTFPEGERHKILGFIAKGSYGPIVRVKDNFKDQVFAVKVLPKSEIIKNKVVDQIKEEVIIQRQLEHPFIHSLHDSWQTQRHLFIMCSHCSHGDLHTYWSLKSQFEEKEVRLFATELGSALGFIHDLGIMHRDVKMENVLNVGSVLVHTSAAASGPVLHALVPAPMTHFCSSPEVLSGGPYSHAADWWSLGILMFALVTGKFPVPAELDHIAMLSKVRNCHYVIPESYSSTLILLLTELLCKSPAHRLRNLESFQMQPFFRGFSFDPLILQKTPTDIILQLRGHPDWTVKARRGLSLEDFNNFDCEEVSLEMNVL, encoded by the exons ATGGGGGGCGACATCAGCAGGAAAAGTCAG AAACGCGGAGCAGCCGCCGAGCGCCGCTTCAGTGTCGGCTTCCTGTCAATCATGAGGGACTCCATCACGCACAGACTCGGCCACTCGGCCGTTTTTTCTGCAGGCTGCGGACCGCTTGTCCCACAAGTCCTCCTGCCTCCAGGCGACAAAGCCCAGACAACAGAGGTGGATTTAAACTCTGTCTTCCTGCCCGAGTTCCCACACCGCACGTTCCCCGAAGGAGAGCGTCACAAG ATCCTGGGCTTCATAGCGAAAGGATCATATGGACCCATTGTGAGAGTGAAAGACAACTTTAAAGACCAAGTCTTTGCTGTGAAG GTTCTGCCAAAATCAgagattattaaaaataaagtggtggatcagatcaaagaggagGTCATCATTCAG CGGCAGCTCGAGCATCCGTTCATCCACAGTCTGCACGACAGCTGGCAGACGCAGCGCCACCTCTTCATCA TGTGCAGCCACTGCAGCCATGGAGACTTGCACACCTACTGGTCGCTGAAGAGCCAGTTTGAGGAGAAGGAGGTTCGACTCTTTGCGACAGAGCTGGGCAGTGCTCTGG GATTCATCCATGACTTAGGGATCATGCACAGGGATGTAAAG ATGGAAAATGTCCTC AATGTTGGGAGTGTGCTGGTTCACACCAGTGCGGCAGCGTCGGGACCCGTCCTGCATGCTCTCGTTCCCGCTCCGATGACCCACTTCTGCAGCT CTCCAGAGGTTCTGAGCGGGGGCCCTTACAGCCATGCTGCGGACTGGTGGTCCCTTGGCATTCTGATGTTTGCGCTAGTGACAGGAAAG TTTCCAGTACCTGCAGAACTCGATCACATCGCCATGTTAAGCAAGGTCAGAAACTGTCATTACGTCATCCCAGAGTCCTACAGCTCTACTCTGATTTTACTTCTAACCGAG CTTCTTTGTAAAAGTCCAGCACATAGGTTGCGGAACCTGGAATCTTTCCAGATGCAGCCCTTCTTCCGCGGCTTTTCATTCGACCCTCTCATCCTCCAGAAGACACCGACTGACATCATCCTGCAGCTCAGAGGCCACCCTGATTGGACCGTTAAAGCAAGGAGGGGCCTTTCATTGgaggattttaataactttgATTGCGAAGAAGTGTCACTGGAAATGAATGTTCTCTGA